One Agrococcus jenensis genomic region harbors:
- a CDS encoding right-handed parallel beta-helix repeat-containing protein, with protein MPAGTSLRVHQGDLVITEPGTVIDGLDIHGFVDVRAANVTIRNSIVRGGEPGAQDSLVRSATDGASLTITDSELVATVPWATDGLRGSHIDAQRLEIRNVLDGAHFWGDGDVTLQDSWIHGILHFASDPRGGGPSHDDAIQIQSGSDYVITGNRIEGGNNAAIQLTQDAGPTSDVRISGNWLDGGACSVNLAQKDQGPLQGIAVTDNTFGRSTYNCAIIRPAAGSISTSGNVDTDGDAAVVVVRG; from the coding sequence GTGCCCGCGGGCACGTCGTTGCGGGTGCACCAGGGCGACCTGGTGATCACCGAGCCGGGGACCGTGATCGACGGCCTCGACATCCACGGCTTCGTCGACGTCCGCGCCGCGAACGTCACGATCCGCAACTCGATCGTCCGCGGCGGCGAGCCGGGCGCGCAGGACTCGCTCGTCCGCAGCGCGACCGACGGCGCCAGCCTGACGATCACCGACAGCGAGCTCGTCGCGACCGTCCCGTGGGCGACCGACGGCCTGCGCGGCTCGCACATCGACGCCCAGCGCCTCGAGATCCGCAACGTGCTCGACGGTGCCCACTTCTGGGGCGACGGCGACGTCACGCTCCAGGACTCCTGGATCCACGGCATCCTGCACTTCGCCTCGGACCCGCGCGGCGGCGGCCCGAGCCACGACGACGCGATCCAGATCCAGAGCGGCTCCGACTACGTGATCACCGGCAACCGCATCGAGGGCGGCAACAACGCCGCGATCCAGCTGACGCAGGACGCCGGCCCGACCTCGGACGTGCGGATCAGCGGCAACTGGCTCGACGGCGGCGCCTGCTCCGTGAACCTCGCCCAGAAGGACCAGGGCCCGCTGCAGGGCATCGCGGTCACCGACAACACGTTCGGGCGCTCGACCTACAACTGCGCGATCATCCGCCCGGCCGCGGGCAGCATCTCGACCAGCGGCAACGTCGACACCGACGGTGACGCCGCGGTGGTCGTCGTCCGGGGCTGA
- a CDS encoding 4-hydroxyphenylacetate 3-hydroxylase N-terminal domain-containing protein codes for MTRPQTGSDYLASLDDGRVVVHDGVPVERVAEHRELAGLASTIASLYDALHGDEADALLAPTADGSGVTHAFWTVPHTRDDLRMQRDAIRAWQRSTRGWVGRTPEFMGAVLTSMAAHASEFGRFEGNVRAALARDQRDVTHYAQALVNPPVDRDLPPDEVGDVFLHVVRETDEGVVLRGAKAVVTGAATAQRLLVSHFGGEVQTDAFAIAASVAVGTPGIRIYTRGTPARDDQPLANRFAEHDALVVFDDVLVPWDDVFIRDAEAMLAFNGGSIGWNRRLAFQAATRLEAKLEHIAGLAVRATEIMGTTERRGVQAALGEVLAFRHMTAGLRDAMIEQAAPSGDSIGPGAEAALAFAAFAPDAYSRMRVTLETTLSSAFAHLPVPLASLGTDAVAAIEPLLRGSGGADARERLEVMGELWDAVGTGFGARHELYERSYWGQPERTHVGILGLARADGSLARWRG; via the coding sequence ATGACCCGCCCGCAGACCGGCAGCGACTACCTCGCGAGCCTCGACGACGGCCGCGTCGTCGTCCACGACGGCGTGCCGGTGGAGCGCGTGGCCGAGCATCGTGAGCTGGCCGGGCTCGCGAGCACCATCGCGTCGCTCTACGACGCGCTGCACGGTGACGAGGCGGATGCCCTCCTCGCACCGACGGCGGACGGATCGGGCGTGACGCACGCCTTCTGGACGGTGCCGCACACCCGGGACGACCTGCGGATGCAGCGCGACGCGATCCGGGCCTGGCAGCGCAGCACCCGCGGCTGGGTCGGGCGCACGCCCGAGTTCATGGGCGCGGTGCTGACCTCGATGGCTGCGCATGCGAGCGAGTTCGGGCGCTTCGAGGGGAACGTCCGCGCGGCGCTCGCGCGCGACCAGCGCGACGTCACCCACTACGCCCAGGCGCTCGTCAACCCGCCCGTCGACCGCGACCTGCCGCCCGACGAGGTCGGCGATGTCTTCCTGCACGTCGTGCGCGAGACCGACGAGGGGGTCGTCCTCCGCGGCGCGAAGGCGGTCGTGACCGGCGCGGCGACCGCTCAGCGCCTGCTCGTCTCGCACTTCGGCGGCGAGGTGCAGACGGATGCGTTCGCGATCGCCGCGTCGGTCGCCGTCGGCACGCCGGGCATCCGGATCTACACGAGAGGCACGCCCGCCCGCGACGACCAGCCGCTCGCGAACCGCTTCGCCGAGCACGACGCGCTCGTCGTCTTCGACGACGTGCTCGTGCCGTGGGACGACGTCTTCATCCGCGACGCCGAGGCGATGCTCGCCTTCAACGGCGGCTCGATCGGCTGGAACCGCCGGCTCGCCTTCCAGGCGGCGACGCGGCTCGAGGCCAAGCTCGAGCACATCGCCGGCCTCGCCGTGCGCGCGACCGAGATCATGGGCACGACCGAGCGGCGGGGCGTGCAGGCGGCGCTCGGCGAGGTGCTCGCGTTCCGCCACATGACGGCGGGGCTCCGCGACGCGATGATCGAGCAGGCGGCACCCTCGGGCGACTCGATCGGCCCGGGCGCCGAGGCGGCGCTCGCGTTCGCCGCGTTCGCGCCCGACGCCTACAGCCGCATGCGGGTGACCCTGGAGACCACCCTGTCGTCGGCCTTCGCGCACCTGCCGGTGCCGCTCGCGTCGCTCGGCACCGACGCGGTCGCGGCGATCGAGCCGCTGCTGCGCGGCTCCGGCGGCGCGGACGCGCGCGAGCGGCTCGAGGTCATGGGCGAGCTGTGGGATGCGGTCGGCACCGGCTTCGGCGCCCGGCACGAGCTCTACGAGCGCAGCTACTGGGGACAGCCGGAGCGCACGCACGTCGGCATCCTCGGCCTCGCGCGCGCCGACGGCAGCCTGGCGCGCTGGCGCGGCTGA
- the prfB gene encoding peptide chain release factor 2: protein MADLDIAGDIAALRSTFSDIKAVADVDKIAADIERLSEAAGAPDLWDDPDAAQKVTSRLSHAQTALRRLTEAEARIDDLEVLVEMANEEADEATQTEARKELASLQRLVSEMEIQTLLDGEFDPLPAVVTIRAGAGGVDASDFSEMLMRMYLRYAEQHDMPVTIYETSWAEEAGIKSASFEIDAPYAFGHMSVEAGTHRLVRMSPFGAAGKRQTSFAAVEVVPLFEQVDEVEVPEGDIRVDVFRSSGPGGQSVNTTDSAVRITHLPTGTVVSMQNEKSQIQNRAAAMRVLQSRLMLLKREEEAARKKELAGNISASWGDQMRSYVLAPYQMVKDLRTLHEVNNPSAVFDGDLDGFIAAGIRWRKQQQLEAE, encoded by the coding sequence ATGGCCGATCTCGACATCGCCGGCGACATCGCCGCTCTCCGCTCCACGTTCTCCGACATCAAGGCGGTGGCGGACGTCGACAAGATCGCCGCCGACATCGAGCGCCTCTCGGAGGCCGCCGGTGCCCCCGACCTCTGGGACGACCCCGACGCCGCCCAGAAGGTGACGAGCCGGCTGAGCCACGCGCAGACCGCGCTCCGCCGCCTCACCGAGGCCGAGGCTCGCATCGACGACCTCGAGGTGCTCGTCGAGATGGCCAACGAGGAGGCCGACGAGGCCACCCAGACGGAGGCCCGCAAGGAGCTCGCGAGCCTGCAGCGCCTCGTCTCCGAGATGGAGATCCAGACGCTCCTCGACGGCGAGTTCGACCCGCTGCCCGCGGTCGTCACCATCCGCGCGGGCGCCGGCGGCGTCGACGCCTCCGACTTCTCCGAGATGCTCATGCGCATGTACCTCCGCTACGCGGAGCAGCACGACATGCCGGTGACGATCTACGAGACGAGCTGGGCGGAGGAGGCCGGCATCAAGTCGGCGTCGTTCGAGATCGACGCGCCCTATGCCTTCGGCCACATGTCGGTCGAGGCCGGCACCCACCGGCTCGTGCGCATGAGCCCGTTCGGCGCGGCCGGCAAGCGGCAGACGTCGTTCGCCGCGGTCGAGGTCGTGCCGCTCTTCGAGCAGGTCGACGAGGTCGAGGTGCCCGAGGGCGACATCCGCGTCGACGTGTTCCGCTCCTCGGGCCCGGGCGGCCAGAGCGTCAACACGACCGACTCCGCCGTGCGCATCACCCACCTGCCGACCGGCACGGTCGTCTCCATGCAGAACGAGAAGAGCCAGATCCAGAACCGCGCGGCCGCGATGCGCGTGCTGCAGAGCCGCCTGATGCTGCTCAAGCGCGAGGAGGAGGCGGCCCGCAAGAAGGAGCTCGCCGGCAACATCTCGGCGAGCTGGGGCGACCAGATGCGCTCCTACGTGCTCGCGCCCTACCAGATGGTCAAGGACCTCCGCACGCTCCACGAGGTCAACAACCCGTCGGCCGTGTTCGACGGCGACCTCGACGGCTTCATCGCCGCCGGCATCCGCTGGCGCAAGCAGCAGCAGCTCGAGGCCGAGTAG
- a CDS encoding MFS transporter, with protein MSGVDQSERFPWRRVAGAAYVPTAAFAIGEGAVIPYIPLIAGDLGASLAVAAVVTAMLTVGQLAGDVPGGSVVARFGERPTMIGAGLLVLVALAIAFVSTDVWMLGAAIFVLGLGHAVFALARHAFMTTFVPIRFRARALSTLGGIFRLGMFVGPLLGSAVLGLGLPLASVWVVCAIGTVIAIVVLIVLPDPSSAFEWTPLTTGTIELRAERTGVGEVVRRNARVLATVGVGAAMLALARSARNVLLPLWAVSIGLDGVTTGLVIGIAGGVDFALFFVSGWVMDRFGRLWSVVPSLTLMAAAFAMLAVSHDLDAATGWFTAAALVLALGNGLGSGILMTLGADLADRRNPAPFLGAWRLTTDLGGAAAPLLISLLVSIASIAWAAGGLTALCIVGAGMLLRWLPRKPRD; from the coding sequence ATGAGCGGCGTCGACCAGTCCGAGCGCTTCCCCTGGCGGAGGGTCGCCGGCGCCGCCTACGTGCCGACCGCCGCGTTCGCGATCGGCGAGGGCGCGGTCATCCCCTACATCCCGCTCATCGCGGGCGATCTGGGCGCATCGCTCGCCGTGGCCGCGGTCGTGACGGCGATGCTCACGGTCGGGCAGCTCGCCGGCGACGTGCCGGGCGGCAGCGTCGTTGCGCGCTTCGGCGAGCGGCCGACCATGATCGGCGCCGGACTGCTCGTGCTCGTCGCGCTCGCGATCGCGTTCGTGTCGACGGACGTGTGGATGCTCGGGGCCGCGATCTTCGTGCTCGGCCTCGGCCACGCCGTCTTCGCGCTCGCGCGGCACGCCTTCATGACGACGTTCGTGCCCATCCGGTTCCGCGCCAGGGCGCTCTCGACGCTCGGCGGCATCTTCCGCCTCGGCATGTTCGTGGGGCCGCTGCTCGGTTCGGCCGTCCTCGGCCTCGGCCTGCCGCTCGCGTCGGTCTGGGTCGTGTGCGCGATCGGCACCGTCATCGCGATCGTCGTGCTGATCGTGCTGCCCGACCCCTCGTCGGCGTTCGAGTGGACGCCGCTGACGACCGGCACGATCGAGCTGCGGGCGGAGCGCACCGGCGTCGGCGAGGTCGTGCGCCGCAACGCGCGGGTGCTCGCGACGGTCGGCGTCGGGGCCGCGATGCTCGCGCTCGCCCGCTCTGCGCGCAACGTGCTGCTGCCGCTCTGGGCCGTCTCGATCGGGCTCGACGGCGTCACGACCGGTCTCGTGATCGGCATCGCGGGCGGCGTCGACTTCGCGCTCTTCTTCGTCTCCGGCTGGGTGATGGATCGCTTCGGGCGGCTCTGGAGCGTGGTGCCGTCGCTCACGCTCATGGCCGCGGCCTTCGCGATGCTGGCGGTGTCGCACGACCTCGATGCCGCCACCGGCTGGTTCACGGCCGCCGCGCTCGTGCTCGCGCTCGGCAACGGCCTCGGCTCGGGCATCCTCATGACCCTCGGGGCCGATCTGGCGGATCGCCGCAACCCGGCGCCGTTCCTCGGTGCGTGGCGGCTCACCACCGACCTCGGCGGCGCGGCAGCGCCGCTGCTCATCTCGCTGCTCGTCTCGATCGCCTCGATCGCCTGGGCGGCGGGCGGGCTCACCGCGCTCTGCATCGTCGGCGCCGGCATGCTGCTGCGCTGGCTCCCCCGGAAGCCTCGCGACTAG
- a CDS encoding serine/threonine-protein kinase, whose product MRYELVRPLGRGGMGQVWLAVDRVLGREVAIKTIDVDGTGDATVAERFQREGQAAASLMHEHVVTVFDSGADAGIAFLVMQLLPGPTVADLLRHGEPLPLAQAVTIAEQTAAALAAIHSIGIVHRDIKPANLVFDGSGRLKVVDFGIASVADAPAAQLTTASTILGSAAYMAPEQAEGGRATPATDLYALGCVLTTLVTGAAPFTGEHPLALLQQHVAAPAPRLAARRPEVPAALDELVDRLLAKAPEARGDDAARVRDELAALRAALPVTAAALAIPFEGPPEPVDAEANAALVGATAVDVPRTRRRSAARVVLPAVVLAAIAALAIAVLPGLLQHGGAGEALASQPPAAATASPPPAASAEPAVADGATAAPATASDRAADEPASGEGALAEGSRGAGTPAPSRSAEQPAPTSPSSTEPATPPTESTAPPPEPAPEEPAPVPPDALAGVRAAIAQAIESGGLEGDAGGALGEGLAAIEASLADGRTEEARAALGELQGQVAQLQEAGAVTPDAAAGIQAAIDDAAASLP is encoded by the coding sequence ATGCGATACGAGCTCGTCCGACCGCTCGGTCGGGGTGGCATGGGCCAGGTGTGGCTCGCGGTCGATCGCGTCCTGGGCCGCGAGGTCGCCATCAAGACGATCGACGTCGACGGCACGGGGGACGCGACGGTCGCCGAGCGCTTCCAGCGGGAGGGGCAGGCGGCGGCCTCCCTCATGCACGAGCACGTCGTGACGGTGTTCGACTCCGGCGCCGATGCGGGCATCGCGTTCCTCGTCATGCAGCTGCTGCCCGGACCCACGGTCGCCGACCTGCTGCGGCACGGCGAGCCGCTCCCGCTCGCGCAGGCGGTCACGATCGCGGAGCAGACCGCGGCGGCGCTCGCCGCGATCCACAGCATCGGCATCGTGCACCGCGACATCAAGCCGGCCAACCTCGTGTTCGACGGCTCCGGGCGGCTCAAGGTCGTCGACTTCGGCATCGCGAGCGTCGCCGACGCGCCGGCCGCGCAGCTGACGACCGCCTCGACCATCCTCGGCAGCGCCGCGTACATGGCACCGGAGCAGGCGGAGGGCGGGCGTGCGACGCCGGCGACCGACCTCTACGCGCTCGGATGCGTGCTCACCACGCTCGTGACCGGTGCCGCGCCCTTCACCGGCGAGCATCCGCTCGCGCTGCTGCAGCAGCACGTCGCAGCACCGGCACCGCGGCTCGCCGCGCGGCGGCCGGAGGTGCCGGCCGCGCTCGACGAGCTCGTCGACCGACTGCTCGCGAAGGCGCCCGAAGCGCGTGGCGACGACGCCGCCCGGGTGCGCGATGAGCTGGCCGCCCTCCGGGCCGCGCTGCCGGTGACCGCCGCCGCTCTCGCGATCCCGTTCGAGGGTCCTCCCGAACCGGTGGACGCGGAGGCGAACGCTGCGCTCGTCGGCGCGACGGCGGTCGATGTCCCACGCACCCGCCGCCGCTCCGCTGCCCGTGTCGTGCTCCCCGCGGTCGTCCTGGCGGCGATCGCGGCGCTCGCGATCGCCGTGCTGCCGGGGCTGCTGCAGCACGGTGGGGCGGGGGAGGCGCTCGCCTCCCAGCCCCCGGCCGCCGCGACCGCCAGCCCACCGCCCGCGGCGAGCGCCGAACCCGCCGTCGCCGACGGCGCGACGGCGGCGCCCGCCACCGCCTCGGACCGGGCGGCCGACGAGCCGGCGAGCGGCGAGGGGGCGCTCGCGGAGGGATCCCGCGGCGCTGGCACACCCGCACCCTCGCGCTCGGCCGAGCAGCCGGCGCCCACCTCGCCATCCTCGACCGAGCCGGCGACTCCGCCCACCGAGTCGACGGCCCCGCCCCCCGAGCCCGCGCCGGAGGAGCCCGCGCCAGTCCCGCCGGACGCGCTCGCCGGCGTGCGCGCCGCGATCGCCCAGGCGATCGAGAGCGGGGGACTCGAGGGCGACGCCGGCGGAGCGCTGGGCGAAGGTCTCGCTGCGATCGAGGCATCGCTCGCGGACGGCCGGACCGAGGAGGCGCGCGCGGCGCTGGGCGAGCTGCAGGGACAGGTCGCCCAGCTGCAGGAGGCGGGCGCAGTGACCCCGGATGCCGCGGCCGGCATCCAGGCGGCGATCGACGACGCGGCCGCGTCCCTGCCCTGA
- a CDS encoding sigma-70 family RNA polymerase sigma factor has product MQPSLERHLELAGTGDVRAFATVFDLTSTRVLGTILRVLLDRAQAEEVAQDVFVEAWRSAGRFDPARGSATSWLLRIAHARAVDRVRATQAQRDRGLLPAARDSAGSEVSVQEQVERSGDAARVREALAQLSDVQREAIVLACFGGMTQTEIAEHQGVPLDTVQAHLRDGMRRLRRASAAPLPGRDPGALSA; this is encoded by the coding sequence GTGCAGCCGAGCCTCGAACGTCACCTCGAGCTCGCGGGCACCGGCGACGTGCGGGCGTTCGCGACCGTCTTCGACCTCACCTCGACGCGCGTGCTGGGGACGATCCTCCGGGTGCTCCTCGATCGTGCGCAGGCCGAGGAGGTCGCGCAGGACGTGTTCGTGGAGGCTTGGCGCAGCGCGGGCCGCTTCGACCCCGCCCGGGGCTCCGCCACGAGCTGGCTGCTCCGCATCGCGCATGCGCGCGCCGTCGATCGCGTGCGAGCGACGCAGGCCCAGCGCGACCGGGGCCTCCTCCCGGCAGCTCGCGACAGCGCCGGGTCGGAGGTGTCCGTGCAGGAGCAGGTCGAGCGGTCGGGGGACGCAGCGCGGGTCCGCGAAGCGCTCGCGCAGCTGAGCGACGTGCAGCGGGAGGCCATCGTGCTGGCCTGCTTCGGGGGCATGACGCAGACCGAGATCGCCGAGCACCAGGGCGTGCCGCTCGACACCGTGCAGGCGCACCTGCGTGACGGGATGCGACGACTGCGGCGCGCATCCGCCGCGCCCCTCCCAGGGCGCGATCCCGGTGCGCTGTCGGCTTGA
- a CDS encoding PKD domain-containing protein encodes MQRRPVPRRPIPRRSIPASAVAVTAVAVLVVSLAMPTAASAAAPAAAVLVAPTNGGTTASASPTLSVTASDPDGGPLDVTFEGRRVGATVPGATDAEPFSVVVVPDTQNYSYGPIDLLDAQLGWVRDSRDALDTAFVIQVGDLVSEWDTPRHWDNVSRSFAILDDAGVPNTVVPGNHDFDNVTGDLGPYNSHFPSTRYSGASWNTATTRYGGYLGQDQFGPDPIDRGNGDSYALFTAGGRDFLVLNLEWEAPQYALDWADRVIDAHPGRSVIMATHSFVSVNGTRRATAQRPGGTSQTALWEGFVRTHCEIDLVVAGHEHQGDLGEAHRVDANACGEPVPQILTDYQARANGGDGWLRYYTFDPAANTMRATTYSPTLDRYETDGNSSFTLPFELTEPQPAPFAPIATSTVSSGGTASATWSGLAHDTAYEWRAVVDDGATRTASATWTLRTPPAPQAVLAADAFGRTVTGGWGSADVGGAWTPGTGTTGPFSVNGSEGLMTLAPGQTREVRLGSTSGTSAVVDARVSTNLAAAGGAAHTTIIGRQVGTSSYGLNVRFEPNGVLRLYLLHNNTALAQRVTTWTPGQRFNTRLSVTGTNPTQLATMVWPVGSPEPISWQLTATSTVAAMQAAGPVVIKTAVSSTSTVASTRVAFDDLRVVDPVGVPPQNAAPVARFTTGGTGLTVTADGTGSTDADGTITGYAWTWGDGSTSTGSTAQHTYAAAGTYSIGLTVTDDGGATHATSSSVTVTALPPQNQPPTAAIAAPTITGRTVALDGRGSTDPDGTIATYAWQFGDGSIGSGPTPTHTYATDGTRAVTLTVTDDDGATASTTRSVTVTTAPPAGVLATDAFGRVLSNAWGTADTGGPWTLSGTASAFSVGGGAGVVAIGPGSTREARLAGVSTSNAVVTVRISADAAAAGGAASATVVGRMVGTSTYAARLRLEPGGTIRLYLLRDEVALAGSYVLPGAYVPGEAIMLRLSVRGASPTTLGAMIWRASGTQPASWQLQATDATAAMQTAGIVTLKSAISSSSTVATTRIRYDDYRVTTS; translated from the coding sequence GTGCAGCGTCGTCCCGTCCCTCGTCGTCCGATCCCGCGTCGTTCGATACCAGCGAGCGCGGTCGCCGTCACCGCCGTCGCGGTGCTCGTGGTGAGCCTCGCGATGCCGACCGCCGCGTCGGCGGCCGCCCCGGCCGCGGCGGTGCTCGTCGCTCCCACGAACGGCGGGACGACCGCATCCGCGAGCCCCACGCTGAGCGTGACCGCGAGCGACCCGGACGGCGGCCCCCTCGACGTGACCTTCGAGGGCCGCCGGGTGGGGGCGACCGTCCCCGGCGCCACCGACGCGGAGCCCTTCTCGGTCGTCGTCGTGCCCGACACCCAGAACTACAGCTACGGGCCGATCGACCTGCTGGATGCGCAGCTGGGGTGGGTGCGCGACTCGCGCGACGCGCTCGACACGGCCTTCGTGATCCAGGTCGGCGACCTCGTGAGCGAGTGGGACACCCCGCGGCACTGGGACAACGTGTCGCGCTCGTTCGCGATCCTCGACGACGCCGGCGTGCCCAACACGGTCGTGCCCGGCAACCACGACTTCGACAACGTGACCGGCGACCTCGGGCCGTACAACAGCCACTTCCCCTCCACCCGCTACTCGGGCGCATCGTGGAACACGGCGACCACCCGCTACGGCGGCTACCTCGGGCAGGACCAGTTCGGGCCCGACCCGATCGACCGCGGCAACGGCGACAGCTATGCCCTCTTCACCGCCGGCGGCCGCGACTTCCTCGTGCTGAACCTCGAGTGGGAGGCGCCGCAGTACGCGCTCGACTGGGCCGACCGGGTGATCGACGCGCATCCCGGCCGCAGCGTCATCATGGCGACGCACAGCTTCGTGTCGGTGAACGGCACGCGCCGCGCGACGGCCCAGCGTCCCGGCGGCACGTCGCAGACCGCGCTGTGGGAGGGCTTCGTGCGCACCCACTGCGAGATCGACCTCGTCGTGGCCGGCCACGAGCACCAGGGCGACCTCGGCGAGGCCCACCGCGTCGACGCCAACGCGTGCGGCGAGCCGGTGCCGCAGATCCTCACCGACTACCAGGCCCGCGCGAACGGCGGGGACGGCTGGCTGCGGTACTACACCTTCGACCCGGCGGCGAACACGATGCGCGCGACGACCTACTCGCCGACGCTCGACCGCTACGAGACCGACGGCAACTCGTCGTTCACGCTGCCGTTCGAGCTGACCGAGCCGCAGCCGGCACCGTTCGCGCCGATCGCGACGAGCACCGTCTCGTCGGGTGGCACCGCATCCGCGACGTGGTCCGGCCTCGCGCACGACACCGCGTACGAGTGGCGCGCGGTCGTCGACGACGGCGCGACGAGGACCGCGTCGGCGACGTGGACGCTTCGCACGCCGCCCGCCCCGCAGGCTGTGCTCGCCGCCGACGCGTTCGGACGCACCGTGACCGGCGGGTGGGGTAGCGCCGACGTGGGCGGCGCATGGACGCCCGGCACCGGCACCACCGGCCCGTTCTCGGTGAACGGCTCGGAGGGGCTCATGACGCTCGCGCCCGGCCAGACGCGCGAGGTCCGGCTGGGCTCGACCTCTGGCACGTCGGCGGTGGTCGACGCGCGCGTGAGCACGAATCTCGCCGCTGCCGGTGGCGCCGCGCACACCACCATCATCGGCAGGCAGGTCGGCACCTCGAGCTACGGGCTCAACGTGCGCTTCGAGCCGAACGGCGTGCTCCGCCTCTACCTGCTCCACAACAACACAGCGCTCGCGCAGAGGGTCACGACCTGGACGCCCGGCCAGCGCTTCAACACCCGGCTCTCGGTGACCGGGACGAATCCGACGCAGCTGGCGACGATGGTCTGGCCGGTCGGCTCGCCGGAGCCGATCTCGTGGCAGCTGACGGCGACGAGCACCGTCGCGGCGATGCAGGCGGCGGGACCCGTCGTCATCAAGACCGCCGTGAGCTCCACGTCGACGGTCGCGTCGACGCGCGTCGCGTTCGACGACCTGCGCGTCGTCGACCCGGTGGGCGTGCCGCCGCAGAACGCCGCGCCCGTGGCCCGCTTCACGACCGGCGGCACCGGTCTCACGGTGACCGCCGACGGCACCGGGTCGACGGACGCCGACGGCACGATCACCGGGTACGCGTGGACCTGGGGCGACGGCTCGACGAGCACGGGCTCCACCGCCCAGCACACCTATGCGGCCGCCGGCACGTACTCGATCGGCCTGACCGTCACCGACGACGGCGGCGCCACCCATGCGACGTCGAGCAGCGTCACCGTCACCGCTCTCCCGCCCCAGAACCAGCCGCCGACCGCGGCGATCGCCGCACCGACGATCACCGGCCGCACGGTCGCGCTCGACGGGCGCGGCTCGACCGACCCGGACGGGACGATCGCGACGTACGCGTGGCAGTTCGGCGACGGCAGCATCGGCAGCGGTCCGACGCCGACGCACACCTACGCGACCGACGGCACCCGCGCCGTCACCCTCACCGTGACGGATGACGACGGCGCCACCGCGTCAACGACCCGGTCGGTCACGGTGACGACCGCGCCGCCCGCGGGCGTGCTGGCGACCGACGCCTTCGGCCGCGTGCTCAGCAACGCGTGGGGCACGGCCGACACCGGCGGCCCGTGGACGCTGAGCGGCACGGCCTCGGCCTTCTCGGTCGGCGGCGGCGCGGGCGTCGTGGCGATCGGGCCCGGCTCGACGCGCGAGGCGCGGCTCGCGGGCGTCTCGACCTCGAACGCGGTCGTGACGGTACGCATCAGCGCGGATGCCGCGGCGGCAGGCGGTGCGGCGAGCGCCACCGTGGTCGGGCGCATGGTGGGCACGTCGACGTACGCGGCGCGGCTGCGGCTCGAGCCGGGCGGCACCATCCGGCTCTACCTGCTGCGCGACGAGGTGGCGCTCGCCGGCAGCTACGTGCTGCCGGGCGCCTACGTGCCCGGCGAGGCGATCATGCTGCGCCTCAGCGTGCGCGGTGCCTCGCCGACGACGCTCGGCGCCATGATCTGGCGCGCGAGCGGCACGCAGCCCGCGAGCTGGCAGCTGCAGGCGACCGATGCGACGGCCGCGATGCAGACCGCGGGCATCGTGACGCTCAAGTCGGCGATCTCGTCGTCGTCGACGGTCGCGACGACGCGCATCCGCTACGACGACTACCGGGTGACGACGAGCTGA
- a CDS encoding pilus assembly protein TadG-related protein, producing the protein MRRLARRLAREDDGSTLVLTIGFAALALALIFAVAAATSLLIERRRLFTVADGAALAAAEAFALEQVRFDGDAAAPELADRAVDLAAAAWSVAAGSGLAGLRVEGASADARSATVTVSSAWRPPVVTLFLPDGIRLDVTSTARAVFVD; encoded by the coding sequence GTGAGGCGACTCGCGCGCCGGCTCGCGCGGGAGGACGACGGGTCGACGCTCGTGCTGACCATCGGCTTCGCTGCCCTCGCGCTGGCGCTCATCTTCGCCGTCGCCGCGGCCACCAGCTTGCTCATCGAGCGCCGCCGGCTGTTCACGGTGGCCGACGGCGCAGCGCTCGCCGCCGCCGAGGCGTTCGCGCTCGAGCAGGTGCGGTTCGACGGCGATGCGGCGGCGCCAGAGCTCGCCGACCGCGCCGTCGACCTGGCGGCCGCGGCCTGGTCCGTCGCGGCCGGCAGCGGCCTCGCGGGCCTCCGGGTCGAGGGCGCGAGCGCCGACGCCCGCAGCGCGACCGTCACGGTCTCGAGCGCCTGGCGCCCGCCGGTCGTGACACTCTTCCTGCCCGACGGCATCCGGCTCGACGTGACGTCGACCGCCCGCGCGGTCTTCGTCGACTGA
- a CDS encoding TadE/TadG family type IV pilus assembly protein has protein sequence MTDERGSAVAEFTMVAALLVALVLSVIQLTLALHVRVTLADAAAEGARHASLVGADASAGIARTRELITVALGPGYAERVSATTASVAGLETIEIRVAAPLPVLGLVGPIGLEVTGHAPVESLG, from the coding sequence ATGACCGACGAGCGCGGCTCGGCGGTCGCGGAGTTCACGATGGTCGCGGCGCTGCTCGTGGCGCTCGTGCTGTCGGTCATCCAGCTCACCCTCGCGCTGCACGTACGCGTCACCCTCGCCGATGCAGCCGCCGAGGGCGCCCGCCACGCGTCGCTCGTCGGCGCGGACGCGTCGGCGGGCATCGCGCGCACGCGCGAGCTCATCACCGTCGCGCTCGGTCCCGGCTACGCGGAGCGCGTCTCCGCCACCACCGCGTCGGTCGCCGGGCTCGAGACGATCGAGATCCGCGTCGCGGCACCGCTGCCGGTGCTCGGCCTCGTCGGGCCGATCGGGCTGGAGGTGACCGGGCATGCGCCGGTCGAGTCGCTCGGATGA